In Methylococcus geothermalis, one genomic interval encodes:
- a CDS encoding lysophospholipid acyltransferase family protein, translating into MSLLIRPLRALYEYAALYLGLLLYASMSLAWIGTAVLLHPLLPERLGRPVGRFGIMYGWRIFFGIMGACGAFRFDTAELESLRDETPLLLVANHPSLLDAVIVASRLPNLVCIMKANLNDNIFLGAGARLARYIRNDAGHGMIKAAVAELRKGGQLLIFPEGTRTAEPPVNRFKGGAALIARHAGVPLQTLIVETESPFLSKCWPVYARPSLPIRFRIRLGLRFDPPEDPVAFTHALEAYYARELAGAPTAPTDSDPT; encoded by the coding sequence TTGAGCCTGCTGATTCGCCCACTGAGGGCCTTGTACGAATACGCCGCGCTGTATCTGGGCCTGCTGCTGTATGCCTCCATGTCCCTGGCCTGGATCGGCACCGCCGTGCTGCTCCATCCACTGCTGCCGGAGCGGCTGGGCCGCCCCGTCGGCCGGTTCGGAATCATGTACGGCTGGCGGATCTTTTTCGGCATCATGGGCGCCTGCGGCGCGTTCCGCTTCGACACTGCGGAACTCGAATCCCTGCGCGACGAAACGCCGCTGCTGCTGGTCGCCAACCATCCCAGCCTCCTCGATGCCGTGATCGTCGCCTCGCGCCTGCCCAACCTGGTCTGCATCATGAAGGCGAATCTGAACGACAACATCTTCCTCGGCGCCGGCGCCCGCCTGGCCCGCTACATCCGCAACGACGCCGGCCACGGCATGATCAAGGCGGCCGTCGCGGAGCTGCGCAAGGGCGGGCAACTGCTGATCTTCCCCGAAGGCACCCGCACCGCCGAGCCGCCGGTCAACCGCTTCAAGGGCGGCGCCGCCCTGATCGCCCGCCATGCCGGCGTTCCGCTCCAGACATTGATCGTGGAAACCGAGTCCCCGTTCCTGAGCAAATGCTGGCCGGTCTATGCAAGGCCCAGCCTTCCCATCCGGTTCCGCATCCGGCTGGGCTTGAGATTCGATCCGCCCGAGGACCCCGTCGCCTTCACCCATGCGCTCGAAGCCTATTACGCCCGCGAGCTCGCCGGCGCCCCGACCGCTCCCACCGACTCCGATCCGACATGA
- a CDS encoding chorismate transformation enzyme, FkbO/Hyg5 family, with translation MALAMVTPADRALSVLYLRPAELPAMAGLLDTRGLGAVGFARDRPVGLPRSLPQAGITAPPIHPDEPLVEIWMSTHPTTGGQTGAIAWRCDGQHLFGMLQADAGADIRGVTEQAYAAVCRLLDQEGYPHLVRVWNYFPAINREEAGLERYRQFNIGRQDAFLRANRPIAGALPAACALGTPTGPLTVYFIASRTAAIPIENPRQLSAYLYPGEYGPRSPSFSRATLLRSEGQTTVFVSGTASIVGHESLHPGDAAAQTRETLANIAALVFALNREPHGAGFTLADFRYKAYVRPGCALEPIQWELASALPAAAEVLFLQADICRHELLVEIEAFGSRSP, from the coding sequence ATGGCCCTCGCCATGGTCACGCCAGCGGATCGCGCCCTGTCGGTCCTCTACCTGCGGCCGGCCGAACTGCCGGCCATGGCCGGCCTACTGGACACACGAGGGCTCGGCGCCGTCGGTTTCGCGCGGGATCGGCCGGTCGGCCTCCCACGCTCGCTGCCTCAGGCGGGAATCACCGCTCCCCCGATCCACCCGGATGAGCCGCTGGTCGAAATCTGGATGAGCACGCACCCGACGACCGGCGGCCAAACCGGGGCCATCGCCTGGCGCTGCGACGGCCAACACCTCTTCGGCATGCTGCAAGCCGACGCCGGCGCCGACATACGGGGCGTGACGGAGCAAGCCTATGCCGCCGTGTGTCGCTTGCTCGATCAGGAGGGATACCCGCATCTCGTCCGGGTCTGGAATTACTTTCCGGCGATCAATCGCGAGGAGGCCGGACTCGAACGCTACCGGCAGTTCAACATCGGGCGGCAGGACGCTTTCCTTCGCGCGAACCGGCCCATCGCCGGTGCCCTGCCTGCCGCTTGCGCGCTCGGAACGCCCACCGGCCCGTTGACGGTCTACTTCATCGCCTCGCGCACTGCCGCGATCCCGATCGAGAACCCGCGCCAGCTCAGCGCCTACCTGTATCCCGGGGAATACGGGCCACGCAGCCCGAGCTTCTCCCGCGCCACACTGCTGCGCTCGGAGGGCCAAACGACCGTGTTCGTTTCCGGAACCGCCAGCATCGTCGGCCATGAAAGCCTGCATCCCGGCGACGCCGCGGCACAGACGCGGGAAACCCTGGCCAACATCGCCGCCCTGGTCTTTGCGCTGAACCGGGAACCCCACGGCGCCGGCTTCACTCTGGCCGATTTCCGCTACAAGGCCTATGTCCGGCCCGGCTGCGCTCTGGAACCGATACAATGGGAACTCGCCTCCGCCCTGCCGGCCGCGGCCGAGGTCCTGTTCTTGCAGGCCGACATCTGCCGCCACGAACTGCTGGTGGAAATCGAAGCCTTCGGGAGCAGATCGCCTTAG
- a CDS encoding NAD(P)/FAD-dependent oxidoreductase → MNPHSESMLSEFADCDVLVIGGGPAGSTVAALLAERGYRTVVLEKCRHPRFHIGESLLPANLPLLERLGVKDEVERIGMYKPGAEFVSPDHDDTLTFEFADAWNKSLPYAYQVRRSEFDHILIRNAAKRGAEVLEGWRATDIRFLADGQGADVDAEDRAGLSRRWRARFVVDASGRDTFIANRMKLKQRNRKHNSAAVYGHFANARRRSGRHEGSISIFWFEHGWFWFIPLADGTTSVGAVTWPYYMKRRDKPLRDFFLETIALCPALAERLADATLVSEVQATGNFSYVSTQTHGERYLLIGDAYAFIDPVFSSGVLFAMQGGVTAAETVDACLSRPQEANAALKRFDRRMRHGPREFSWFIYRMTNPTMRELFMTPRNVLRMKEALLSLLAGDIFGQTPIWFSLYAFKAVYYLNCLWYLRRTLDARRRRGLNIQDADAA, encoded by the coding sequence GATTGCGACGTGCTGGTCATAGGCGGGGGACCCGCCGGCTCCACGGTCGCCGCGTTGCTGGCCGAGCGCGGCTACCGCACGGTGGTGCTGGAAAAATGCCGCCATCCCCGCTTCCACATCGGCGAATCGCTGCTGCCGGCGAACCTGCCCTTGCTGGAGCGGCTCGGCGTGAAGGATGAAGTCGAACGCATCGGCATGTACAAACCCGGCGCGGAGTTCGTGTCGCCCGATCACGACGACACGCTCACCTTCGAATTCGCCGACGCCTGGAACAAATCCCTGCCGTATGCCTATCAGGTCCGGCGCTCGGAATTCGACCACATCCTGATCCGCAATGCGGCGAAGCGCGGCGCGGAAGTTCTGGAGGGCTGGCGGGCCACGGACATCCGGTTTCTGGCCGACGGCCAAGGCGCCGACGTCGATGCCGAGGACCGCGCCGGGCTGTCGCGGCGCTGGCGGGCCCGCTTCGTGGTCGACGCCTCCGGCCGCGACACTTTCATCGCCAACCGGATGAAGCTCAAGCAGCGCAACAGGAAACACAACAGCGCCGCGGTCTACGGCCACTTCGCCAACGCCCGCCGGCGCAGCGGCCGGCACGAGGGCAGCATCTCGATATTTTGGTTCGAGCACGGATGGTTCTGGTTCATCCCCCTGGCCGATGGCACGACCAGCGTGGGCGCGGTGACCTGGCCCTATTACATGAAACGCAGAGACAAGCCGCTGCGCGATTTCTTCCTGGAGACGATCGCTTTGTGCCCGGCACTGGCCGAGCGCCTGGCCGATGCCACACTGGTCTCCGAAGTACAAGCCACCGGCAATTTCTCCTACGTCTCCACGCAAACCCACGGTGAGCGCTATTTGCTGATCGGCGACGCCTATGCCTTCATCGACCCGGTGTTTTCCTCCGGCGTGCTGTTCGCCATGCAGGGGGGCGTGACCGCGGCCGAAACAGTCGATGCCTGTCTGAGCCGGCCGCAGGAGGCGAATGCGGCGCTCAAGCGCTTCGACCGGCGGATGCGGCACGGCCCTCGCGAGTTTTCCTGGTTCATCTACCGGATGACCAACCCGACGATGCGCGAACTTTTCATGACGCCGCGGAACGTCCTGCGCATGAAGGAGGCCCTGCTGTCGTTGCTGGCCGGCGACATCTTCGGCCAAACGCCGATCTGGTTCTCGCTGTACGCATTCAAGGCGGTCTATTACCTGAACTGCCTGTGGTACCTCCGCCGCACCCTGGACGCGCGCCGGCGGCGCGGCCTGAACATCCAGGACGCCGACGCCGCCTGA